One genomic region from Torulaspora delbrueckii CBS 1146 chromosome 4, complete genome encodes:
- the IMD3 gene encoding IMP dehydrogenase IMD3 (similar to Saccharomyces cerevisiae IMD4 (YML056C) and IMD3 (YLR432W); ancestral locus Anc_4.312): protein MVRDCATALEYLKTFEEKDGLSVEQLMDSKTRGGLTYNDFLILPGKIGFPSSAVTLQTKLTKKITLNAPFVSSPMDTVTESDMAIHVALLGGIGIVHHNCSPEDQAAMVKKVKKYENGFINSPVVIPASATVGQAKAMRQKFGFAGFPVTENGQLYSKLIGIVTSRDIQFVEDDSLPISEIMTKEVVTGAQGITLAKGNDILKETKKGKLPIVDSEGNIVSMLSRSDLMKNQTFPLASKSFATKQLLCGASIGTMPSDRERLKLLVEAGLDVVVLDSSQGNSIFQLDLIKWIKQTFPDLEVIAGNVCTREQAASLIAAGADGLRIGMGTGSICITQEVMACGRPQGTAVYNVSKFANEFGVPCIADGGIQNIGHLVKALALGASTCMMGGMLAGTTESPGEYFYRDGKRLKTYRGMGSIDAMQKTGGKDNAATSRYFSEADHVLVAQGVSGAVVDKGSVKKFIPYLYNGLQHSLQDIGVQSLEEFNESVDAGNIRFEFRTASAQLEGGINNMHSYEKRLHD from the exons ATGGTTAGAGACTGTGCTACTGCTTTGGAGTACTTGAAGACTTTCGAGGAAAAAGATGGGTTGTCTGTTGAGCAATTGATGGACTCAAAGACCAGAGGTGGATTGACTTATAATGATTTTTTGATTCTACCAGGTAAGATTGGCTTCCCATCTTCCGCTGTCACATTGCAAACcaaattgaccaagaagatcacCTTGAATGCACCATTTGTGTCCTCTCCCATGGATACCGTCACGGAGTCCGATATGGCTATTCATGTTGCATTATTAGGTGGTATTGGTATTGTTCACCATAACTGTAGCCCAGAAGACCAGGCTGCAATGGTTAAAAAAGTTAAGAAATACGAAAATGGTTTTATTAACTCTCCAGTGGTTATCCCTGCTAGTGCTACCGTTGGCCAGGCTAAGGCTATGAGgcaaaaatttggatttgctGGTTTCCCAGTGACAG AAAATGGTCAACTTTACTCTAAATTGATTGGTATTGTGACTTCTCGTGATATTCAGTTTGTTGAGGATGACAGCTTGCCAATTTCCGAGATTATGACTAAGGAAGTTGTTACCGGTGCTCAAGGCATTACTCTAGCTAAAGGTAACGATATCTTGAAGGAGACTAAGAAGGGTAAACTTCCAATTGTCGACAGTGAAGGTAACATTGTTTCTATGTTGTCTAGAAGCGATCTAATGAAGAACCAAACCTTCCCATTGGCTTCTAAATCCTTCGCTACTAAGCAATTGTTGTGTGGTGCCTCCATCGGTACTATGCCATCTGATagagaaagattgaaacTATTGGTCGAAGCTGGTTTGGACGTTGTCGTCTTGGACTCTTCTCAAGGTAACTCTATCTTCCAGTTGGATCTAATTAAGTGGATCAAGCAGACCTTTCCAGATTTGGAAGTCATTGCTGGTAACGTTTGTACCAGAGAACAAGCTGCCAGCTTGATCGCCGCTGGTGCTGATGGTCTAAGAATCGGTATGGGTACTGGTTCCATCTGTATCACTCAAGAAGTTATGGCCTGTGGTAGACCTCAAGGTACTGCCGTTTACAACGTCAGTAAATTTGCCAACGAGTTCGGTGTCCCATGTATCGCCGATGGTGGTATCCAAAACATTGGTCACTTAGTGAAGGCCTTGGCTTTGGGTGCTTCCACCTGTATGATGGGTGGTATGTTGGCTGGTACCACTGAATCTCCAGGTGAATACTTCTACAGAGATGGTAAGAGATTAAAGACTTACCGTGGTATGGGTTCTATCGATGCTATGCAAAAAACTGGCGGCAAGGATAACGCGGCTACTTCTCGTTACTTCTCAGAGGCTGACCATGTGCTAGTCGCCCAAGGTGTCTCTGGTGCTGTCGTTGACAAGGGTTCCGTTAAGAAGTTTATTCCATACCTATACAATGGTCTACAACACTCTTTGCAAGATATTGGTGTccaatctttggaagaattcaaCGAAAGTGTTGATGCCGGTAATATTAGATTTGAGTTCAGAACTGCTTCCGCTCAATTGGAAGGTGGTATCAACAACATGCACTCCTACGAAAAGCGTCTACACGATTAA
- the SEN1 gene encoding DNA/RNA helicase SEN1 (similar to Saccharomyces cerevisiae SEN1 (YLR430W); ancestral locus Anc_4.310), with protein sequence MGPDAQVEERQAAARKYLPIIEKVYAGVNNDISESSLLGELLKLIAQLPKDFHLFCDPDFRPLSIFCLTIFSFNEQETMTWLKNRFNPTLASCDKCILNFTRGKCKMLQHFAIQRHVPHEHVAKFNDIVCLWRIEAILPVLHQISNKDNTAVEVTRDIELAVFECLCNPHMLRLNKEFKMTFDVIFKFLYLSKQPFLDSENSELMRTFIAGMIYCWCEGTPEQIQWARTILKKLHTEKFSLTASNMTSDILEEVNIHVLFLQNPANWNEVVVSQFWSRLISVFSFFDEDALIDNFEVPNNIESLRKTYRFPIESIFKLWYHHLGKTYRDKPLEFLLRALSMFLDKLGSEFWSKIEPYTFHSILDIVFDRDSFAQKLIRIQDNKIAEDDIELVLSFSGCLTDMVSWTLMFYHSLTESKKIQMVKKVSMAFLRVIANQPSLKSIPKACLMNSSTALLTAVLTIKNEERDKLYERDDFEVVLYSKTDSRALLNNPLIQDVVIRSATHPDELYPGLGNSTTSVSTSAMMVLTKCMNFDILMLCQTSYKLYAGKHINNIPFTDALLDNLTKKLDLRSFHDGPLLAKQLLVSLRDINGLLIISSKEPAAVRHNADVKRFLVLCTGLVAKFADILPKQLSNVLTDSEAAQGFWSCIFSPNTELYQAATNILYDTFDVEGRLEGIQVILAGNFTGHLSAINRVLHQLIQCEFYEPCPRAIRVLMDVVSAFTDPVGGVFSNFSTLRNNKTDSELCHFWELTWSFLDTIYRCTLTWATKYEYSELENFTKDTLDLSRTLVDSYREFLDIFQDTKVDFFESVLKAMKNMLYWLRLSDEALLDSCVKLIVSASDLAMEKDIKFSDDLVEQMAKYGSKAKKYSNKLSEQQMSEILTKAKSFDRELTEKIIAEAEDYHKEKALMKLGSPAPSSMSPSPAVESKADFLQRKALASSITGRPKTSQSKITSFGTMQAGSMPRISTKPTKPLSKMELARRQLLSNRVVHPPSNTVFHSKTRTAADRNGESSSDESDGDIEVARELFATAKAKGEGIQTLDINGKAVRKSTNAERAKIEEENMRKRLNVDLNPLYETVLQWDYSRRSDYPDDESPDKYSKVKDSFNSVNEYRKVIRPLLLLECWQGLCSTRDREDFKPFSVIVGNRTAVSDFYEVYASASKTMIQDAGITESDIIVLAYFPGNEQVSTMRNEDFKKASHTCLAKVKTLKNTKGNKVDVTLRIHRKHNFSKFLTLRSEIFAVKVMQMTTVEREYSTLEALEYYDLVEQILRAAPSQSVEVDSSEVDFVKSNYKLNSSQAKAIVNTVSKEGFSLIQGPPGTGKTKTILGVIGYFLSTRNTLPSNVIQAPKGSVSLSTEQLLKKQKILICAPSNAAVDEIVLRLKDGITNRQGGKFQPSIVRVGRSDAVNAAIRDLTLEEQVDKQVSQKNYEFSNNPDLEKKFSSTVAQRRELRAKLDAENGSASSSLSTEDIAKLQIKIRELSKELNELGRQRDEIREKNSVNYRNRDLDRRNAQARILASSNVICSTLSGAAHDVLASLGVKFDTVIVDEACQCTELSAIIPLRYGGKRCIMVGDPNQLPPTVLSGAASNFGYNQSLFVRMEKNSSPYLLDVQYRMHPAISKFPSAEFYNGRLKDGPDVEILNIRPWHKNAPLTPYRFFDIVTGKESQNAKSMSYVNTEEIRVAIELVENLVNKYERELDFSGKIGVISPYKEQAMTMRRQFRSHFGASIAQYVDFNTIDGFQGQEKEIIIISCVRADDSKTSVGFLRDFRRMNVALTRAKTSMWILGHQKSLVKNKLWRNLITDAQGRGCLEFACPGFLNKKNHNAQRTLERFRGSHDGPKMDDEYNPYERDQYKKIQKTKRKHEETNASGKALGRGNTPSAAGAVGVKKKKSSIFGGPSVVEAGKHANGPYIKEKGSSKQVETSTKATDNRHVLFSDNVQVIPQTGDENMDANRNAIADHQGAAKSRSSDDENDYVPRPVEMKTDLRHQESESVADEDDYHPADAPNGLRDCAVPTSVSPISQNVSPAGSPSTVSNETGHNGQKATGRRQKSSTPFIPRRRQQHR encoded by the coding sequence ATGGGACCAGATGCTCAGGTCGAAGAACGACAAGCTGCCGCCAGAAAGTACCTGCCGATCATAGAGAAGGTCTACGCTGGGGTCAACAATGATATTTCCGAGTCTAGCCTTTTAGGTGAGCTGTTGAAACTGATAGCTCAACTACCCAAGGATTTCCATCTATTTTGTGATCCAGACTTCAGGCcactttcaattttttgtcTGACAATATTCTCATTCAATGAGCAGGAGACTATGACCTGGTTAAAAAACAGGTTTAATCCAACTTTGGCTAGTTGTGATAAATGCATATTAAATTTTACTCGTGGTAAGTGTAAGATGCTCCAGCATTTTGCCATTCAGAGACATGTACCTCACGAACATGTCGCCAAGTTCAACGACATAGTCTGCCTGTGGAGAATTGAAGCCATCCTTCCTGTCTTGCATCAAATTTCCAACAAGGATAACACTGCAGTTGAAGTCACCAGAGACATTGAATTGGCCGTCTTCGAATGCTTGTGCAATCCACACATGTTACGACTGAATaaagaattcaaaatgACATTTGACGTTATATTCAAATTTCTATACCTGTCGAAACAGCCTTTCCTTGATTCTGAAAATTCAGAATTAATGCGCACATTCATCGCAGGGATGATTTATTGTTGGTGTGAAGGCACTCCCGAGCAGATACAATGGGCTCGAACCATTCTCAAAAAATTGCATACTGAGAAATTCTCTCTCACAGCTTCAAACATGACTTCAGATATactggaagaagttaacATACATGTACTTTTTCTGCAAAACCCAGCGAATTGGAATGAAGTTGTTGTTTCACAGTTTTGGTCTAGGCTAATATCAGTTTTCTCAtttttcgatgaagatgctcTTATAGACAATTTCGAAGTTCCAAATAACATTGAATCGCTGAGAAAGACGTATAGGTTTCCTATTGAATCCATCTTTAAGCTGTGGTACCATCACTTGGGGAAAACATACCGTGATAAACCTTTGGAATTCTTACTGAGAGCTCTAAGCATGTTCCTTGATAAACTGGGTTCTGAATTTTGGTCTAAAATTGAACCGTACACATTCCATAGTATTTTAGACATCGTTTTCGATCGTGATTCTTTTGCGCAAAAACTCATCCGTATTCAGGATAACAAGATAGCTGAAGATGACATTGAACTTGTCCTTTCATTCTCTGGTTGCCTCACTGATATGGTTTCATGGACATTGATGTTTTATCACTCATTGACAGAATCTAAAAAGATCCAGATGGTAAAAAAAGTTTCGATGGCATTTCTAAGAGTCATCGCAAATCAGCCTTCGTTGAAGTCAATTCCTAAAGCTTGCTTGATGAACTCGTCTACAGCTCTATTAACAGCAGTATTGACCATTAAGAATGAGGAACGTGATAAACTGTACGAGAGAGATGATTTCGAAGTTGTACTTTATTCAAAGACGGACTCGAGAGCACTGTTAAATAACCCACTAATTCAAGACGTGGTAATACGTTCGGCTACTCATCCGGATGAGCTGTATCCTGGCTTAGGTAACTCGACAACTTCCGTTTCAACATCCGCCATGATGGTGCTGACCAAGTGCATGAATTTCGACATCTTGATGCTTTGTCAAACATCATACAAACTATATGCAGGGAAGCATATCAACAACATTCCTTTTACGGACGCTTTGCTGGATAACTTAACAAAAAAATTGGACCTTAGGTCATTTCATGATGGCCCACTTCTAGCAAAGCAGCTACTAGTATCATTAAGGGATATTAACGGATTGTTGataatttcttccaaagaaccAGCTGCAGTCAGGCATAACGCTGATGTTAAGCGTTTCTTGGTTCTATGCACCGGCTTGGTGGCCAAATTTGCTGATATTCTGCCCAAACAACTTTCAAATGTGCTTACGGATAGTGAAGCTGCACAGGGCTTCTGGTCATGTATCTTTTCACCTAACACGGAGCTATACCAAGCAGCAACAAATATACTTTACGACACttttgatgttgaaggCAGACTGGAAGGTATTCAAGTCATTTTAGCTGGTAACTTCACTGGTCACCTAAGTGCCATCAATCGTGTTTTGCATCAACTAATACAATGTGAGTTTTATGAGCCATGTCCTAGGGCCATCCGAGTCCTCATGGACGTCGTTAGTGCATTCACGGACCCAGTTGGCGGGGTGTTCTCTAATTTCTCTACCCTCAGAAACAATAAGACCGATAGCGAACTTTGTCACTTCTGGGAATTGACTTGGTCTTTTTTGGATACCATCTATCGTTGTACGCTAACGTGGGCGACGAAGTACGAGTATTCTGAGCTTGAGAATTTTACCAAAGACACGCTGGATTTGAGCAGGACGCTGGTAGACTCTTATAGGGAGTTCCTTGATATATTCCAAGATACCAAGGTGGacttttttgaaagtgtttTGAAAGCTATGAAGAACATGCTTTATTGGTTGAGATTGAGCGACGAAGCTTTATTGGACTCTTGTGTTAAACTAATTGTGAGCGCCTCCGATTTAGCCATGGAGAAGGACATAAAGTTCAGCGACGACTTAGTTGAACAAATGGCAAAGTATGGATCGAAAGCCAAAAAATACTCCAATAAGCTTTCCGAGCAGCAGATGTCAGAAATCTTGACTAAAGCGAAGTCTTTTGATCGCGAATTGACAGAAAAGATTATAGCAGAGGCAGAAGATTACCACAAGGAAAAAGCTCTCATGAAATTGGGAAGCCCGGCACCGTCGAGCATGTCTCCATCACCGGCGGTAGAGTCGAAGGCCGACTTCTTGCAACGGAAGGCTTTAGCCTCTTCTATCACAGGGCGCCCTAAGACCTCTCAGTCCAAGATCACGTCATTTGGTACCATGCAGGCAGGCAGCATGCCCAGAATATCTACCAAACCAACTAAACCACTATCCAAAATGGAACTTGCCAGACGACAGCTTCTAAGTAATCGAGTGGTGCATCCTCCGAGTAACACTGTGTTCCATTCTAAGACAAGGACTGCTGCAGACAGGAATGGCGAAAGCAGCAGTGATGAGAGCGATGGCGATATTGAGGTTGCCAGGGAACTGTTTGCCACTGCAAAAGCGAAGGGAGAAGGTATACAGACTCTTGATATCAACGGGAAAGCTGTTCGTAAGAGCACGAATGCAGAACGtgcaaaaattgaagaggaaaataTGCGTAAAAGGCTCAACGTTGATCTCAACCCATTGTACGAGACAGTTTTGCAGTGGGACTATTCCAGACGAAGTGACTATCCTGATGACGAATCTCCCGATAAGTATAGTAAGGTAAAGGACTCATTCAACTCCGTGAATGAATATAGGAAAGTTATCAGGCCATTACTACTTCTAGAGTGTTGGCAAGGGCTGTGCTCTACCCGTGATAGAGAGGATTTTAAACCGTTCAGTGTAATTGTGGGCAATAGAACAGCTGTTTCCGACTTTTACGAGGTTTACGCTTCGGCCTCGAAGACCATGATACAGGACGCAGGTATCACAGAATCAGACATAATTGTTCTGGCTTATTTTCCTGGTAACGAACAGGTCTCGACAATGAGGAacgaagatttcaagaaggcATCTCATACCTGTCTCGCGAAGGTTAaaacattgaaaaatacaaaaGGCAATAAAGTCGATGTCACACTGCGAATTCATAGAAAGCACAACTTCTCCAAGTTTTTGACTTTGAGGTCAGAAATATTTGCTGTTAAAGTAATGCAAATGACCACTGTGGAGAGAGAATACTCAACTCTAGAAGCACTGGAATATTACGACCTGGTAGAACAAATTTTACGCGCCGCCCCATCACAATCAGTCGAAGTTGATAGCAGCGAAGTCGATTTTGTGAAATCCAACTACAAACTGAATTCTTCTCAAGCGAAAGCAATTGTCAACACTGTTTCAAAAGAGGGCTTCTCCTTGATTCAGGGTCCACCCGGTACTGGTAAAACGAAAACAATATTAGGTGTCATTGGCTACTTTTTGTCAACGCGTAATACACTGCCATCCAACGTCATTCAAGCGCCAAAGGGCAGTGTATCGTTATCCACTGAGCAACTCctgaagaaacagaagatCTTAATTTGTGCACCAAGTAATGCCGCAGTAGATGAGATCGTCCTCCGTCTGAAGGATGGGATAACCAATAGGCAAGGTGGGAAGTTTCAGCCTAGCATTGTACGTGTTGGTCGTTCTGACGCCGTGAATGCAGCGATCAGAGATTTGACTCTGGAAGAGCAGGTGGACAAACAGGTATCACAGAAAAATTACGAGTTCTCTAATAATCCTgacttggaaaagaagtttAGCTCCACTGTTGCCCAGAGAAGAGAGCTAAGAGCCAAATTGGATGCCGAGAATGGGTCTgcttcaagttctttgtCAACTGAAGATATCGCTAAGTTGCAGATAAAAATCCGAGAACTCAGCAAGGAGCTTAATGAACTCGGACGGCAAAGAGACGAAATCCGAGAGAAGAACTCTGTCAATTATAGGAACAGAGATCTTGATAGACGCAATGCTCAAGCTCGTATCTTGGCAAGTAGCAATGTCATATGTTCTACGCTTTCAGGTGCCGCACACGATGTGCTAGCTTCGCTTGGTGTGAAATTCGATACTGTCATAGTTGATGAGGCTTGTCAGTGTACCGAGTTATCGGCAATTATTCCCCTTCGATACGGGGGTAAGCGCTGTATCATGGTGGGTGATCCAAATCAGCTGCCACCTACTGTTCTCTCTGGCGCGGCAAGCAATTTTGGTTATAATCAGTCTCTTTTTGTGCGCATGGAGAAGAATAGCTCGCCATACCTGTTGGACGTGCAGTATCGTATGCACCCGGCGATCAGTAAGTTTCCATCCGCAGAATTTTATAATGGTCGTTTGAAAGATGGGCCAGACGTTGAAATACTGAACATTCGACCTTGGCACAAAAATGCACCTCTCACGCCATATCGATTTTTCGATATAGTTACTGGTAAGGAATCCCAAAATGCGAAAAGTATGTCATATGTTAACACGGAAGAAATACGAGTAGCGATTGAATTGGTCGAAAACTTGGTGAATAAATATGAAAGGGAACTCGACTTCTCTGGTAAAATTGGGGTAATTTCCCCCTATAAGGAGCAAGCAATGACCATGAGAAGACAATTCAGATCTCACTTTGGCGCTTCCATCGCGCAGTATGTTGATTTCAACACAATTGATGGTTTTCAAGGTcaagagaaggaaattaTCATTATCTCATGTGTTCGTGCTGACGATTCCAAGACAAGTGTTGGTTTCTTAAGAGACTTCCGCCGTATGAACGTTGCATTGACCAGAGCGAAGACTAGTATGTGGATTCTTGGTCACCAAAAATCTCTGGTCAAAAATAAGCTCTGGCGAAATTTAATTACCGATGCCCAGGGAAGAGGCTGTTTGGAATTTGCCTGTCCTGGGTTTCTCAATAAGAAAAATCACAATGCTCAAAGAACCTTGGAAAGATTCCGAGGCTCGCACGATGGTCCTAAGATGGACGACGAATACAATCCGTatgaaagagatcaataCAAGAAGATTCAGAAAACTAAACGTAAACATGAAGAAACGAATGCCAGCGGGAAGGCTCTGGGCAGAGGGAATACACCTTCAGCAGCTGGAGCAGTTGgagtcaagaagaagaaatcatccaTATTTGGAGGTCCCTCTGTAGTCGAAGCAGGAAAACATGCGAATGGTCCatatatcaaagaaaaggGAAGCTCTAAACAAGTAGAAACCAGTACCAAGGCAACGGATAATCGACACGTTCTATTTTCTGATAATGTCCAAGTAATACCACAGACCGGTGACGAGAACATGGACGCTAATAGGAATGCAATCGCAGATCATCAAGGAGCGGCGAAATCGAGATCCAGTGACGACGAGAATGATTATGTTCCACGTCCAGTGGAAATGAAAACCGATTTGCGCCATCAAGAATCAGAGTCTGTCGCGGATGAGGATGACTATCACCCCGCTGACGCACCGAACGGGCTCCGCGATTGTGCAGTACCAACTTCGGTTAGTCCTATCAGCCAAAATGTCTCTCCTGCTGGAAGCCCATCGACAGTTAGCAATGAAACTGGTCATAATGGCCAAAAAGCCACTGGAAGGAGACAAAAATCGTCAACGCCATTCATCCCCAGGAGAAGGCAGCAGCATCGATAA
- the ATG23 gene encoding Atg23p (similar to Saccharomyces cerevisiae ATG23 (YLR431C); ancestral locus Anc_4.311): MALDDILRQNAEITDLLHILVELHGRALQDQGPSDRLEGIRRDILICFNDLCTLNDMLTSCDGEIRDEIQVLQKAKDKFTRLNRKRQLLLKERDKWTEETPVSVKDQSEQNVVVDTRYRRVLDQYLDLVGANNTTLVEDHSQGDVSRETVLQSVKVLHSCHDNVLQSVKQLKELLNDITKDQAFIEKEMKAQVARIRRETSAIDDELRKNSSKRKNLLAKVGLALPDETSTAQKLFHLKLNDQRDKQLELEQEDIASHANEFLDMKIASLQDQLTHRKDDSYQLIHVRDSWSDCVDSVKNLEDRLRSALTGDLTELPTDRVGSWIKENIEELSSIISSTNNRILITLVSHEREVIENAYDEISQSSKPIEPSSPIRNKHSSPPFLVANKSPPKIGLSDKTAQSLSNNNGASGSNSLTMLKDKSQKKD, encoded by the coding sequence ATGGCATTGGACGATATTTTGAGGCAGAATGCTGAAATTACGGACCTTTTGCACATTTTGGTCGAGTTACATGGGAGAGCCTTGCAGGATCAGGGTCCATCAGACCGTTTGGAAGGTATAAGACGAGATATATTGATTTGCTTCAATGATTTGTGCACCTTGAATGATATGCTGACATCCTGTGATGGGGAAATCAGAGATGAGATACAGGTTTTGCAGAAAGCTAAGGATAAATTTACGAGGTTGAACAGGAAAAGACAATtgctcttgaaagaaagagataaATGGACAGAGGAGACTCCCGTGAGTGTAAAAGATCAAAGTGAACAAAACGTAGTGGTTGACACCCGTTATCGTCGGGTTTTGGATCAATATCTCGATTTAGTCGGAGCAAATAACACTACTTTGGTTGAAGATCATTCACAAGGCGATGTGAGTCGTGAAACAGTTCTCCAGTCCGTAAAAGTGCTTCATTCATGTCATGATAATGTCTTACAAAGTGTCAAGCAGTTGAAAGAGCTATTGAATGATATTACAAAGGATCAGGCTTTTATCGAAAAGGAAATGAAGGCACAAGTGGCAAGGATACGACGGGAAACCagtgcaattgatgatgaacttaGGAAGAATAGCTCAAAACGAAAGAATTTACTTGCTAAGGTGGGTCTGGCTCTACCAGACGAAACTTCTACAGCCCAAAAGTTGTTCCATTTGAAGCTCAACGATCAAAGGGACAAACAATTAGAACTCgaacaagaagatattGCAAGCCACGCGAACGAGTTTCTAGACATGAAGATTGCCTCCTTACAGGATCAACTAACTCATAGGAAAGACGACTCTTACCAATTGATTCACGTTAGAGATTCGTGGAGCGACTGTGTAGACTCtgtcaagaatttggagGATCGATTAAGGTCAGCGTTGACGGGAGATTTGACAGAGCTTCCTACGGATAGAGTGGGATCCTggatcaaagaaaatatcGAGGAACTTTCATCCATCATATCGTCCACAAACAACCGTATTCTTATAACGCTTGTAAGTCATGAAAGAGAAGTAATTGAAAATGCGTATGATGAAATATCacagtcttcaaaacctATTGAGCCATCTTCGCCTATAAGGAACAAACACTCTAGTCCTCCCTTCCTGGTTGCCAACAAATCTCCACCAAAGATTGGTCTTTCGGACAAGACAGCCCAGTCACTCAGTAACAATAATGGTGCTTCAGGTTCGAACAGTCTTACTATGTTGAAGGATAAATCTCAGAAAAAGGATTAA
- the CNA1 gene encoding calcineurin catalytic subunit A (similar to Saccharomyces cerevisiae CNA1 (YLR433C) and CMP2 (YML057W); ancestral locus Anc_4.313), producing the protein MPNSKSEAQANTDKINAALKIIESKPPKATLKGEANLEVYTLEDGRRVSTKERVIKNVAPITSKISTDEELFDKKTGLPNHEFLREHFKREGRLHESQALRILEMAASCLSKEPNLLHVPAPVTVCGDIHGQYFDLLKLFEVGGNPETTAYLFLGDYVDRGSFSFECLIYLYALKLNFNGHFWLIRGNHECKHLTSYFTFKNECLHKYTLKVYEACCRSFNTLPLAALMNGQYFCVHGGISPELTSVQDVNRINRFREIPSRGLMCDLVWADPIETYDEDADDTTMDKFTPNTVRGCSFAFNYQAACEFLQRTGLLSIIRAHEAQDAGYRMYKNTKTLGFPSLLTLFSAPNYLDTYKNKAAVLKYESNVMNIRQFNMSPHPYWLPDFMDVFTWSLPFVGEKVTEMLVSILNICTEDELGEDTPIIRERVGKSIEEVEEEPEKTAEPVEDATHTKSILEDEARRKALRNKILAIAKVSRMYSVLREEREKVKYLKHLNAGVLPRGALAHGSDGLNETLSTFERARKQDLVNERMPPSLDQTNKNDFYDELLKRAERKK; encoded by the coding sequence ATGCCGAACTCTAAATCCGAGGCTCAGGCGAATACTGATAAGATCAATGCGGCTTTGAAGATCATAGAGAGCAAACCTCCCAAGGCTACGTTGAAAGGCGAAGCAAATTTGGAAGTTTATACTTTAGAGGATGGGAGAAGGGTCTCCACGAAGGAAAGGGTTATCAAGAATGTTGCACCTATTACTAGTAAGATTTCTactgatgaagagttgtTTGATAAGAAAACTGGACTACCCAACCATGAGTTTTTGAGGGAACATTTTAAGAGAGAGGGAAGACTTCATGAGTCACAAGCATTGAGAATCTTAGAGATGGCAGCTAGTTGTCTCTCCAAGGAACCTAATCTGTTACATGTACCTGCTCCAGTTACTGTTTGCGGTGATATTCATGGCCAAtactttgatctcttgaaactttttgaagTCGGTGGTAATCCTGAGACTACTGCGTATTTGTTTCTTGGTGATTACGTTGATAGAGGTTCTTTTTCCTTCGAGTGTCTGATATATCTATATGCATTGAAGTTGAACTTTAATGGACATTTCTGGCTGATTAGGGGTAATCATGAATGTAAACACCTGACGTCCTATTTTACTTTTAAGAATGAGTGTTTGCACAAGTATACTTTAAAGGTTTACGAGGCTTGCTGCCGATCTTTCAATACTCTGCCTCTGGCTGCCTTGATGAATGGTCAATACTTTTGCGTTCACGGTGGAATTTCACCAGAGTTGACTAGCGTACAGGACGTTAATCGAATAAACAGATTCAGAGAAATACCTTCTAGAGGGTTGATGTGCGACCTTGTCTGGGCCGATCCTATTGAGACATACGATGAGGATGCCGATGATACCACTATGGACAAATTCACCCCAAACACCGTGAGAGGTTGTTCATTCGCGTTCAACTATCAGGCAGCATGCGAATTCTTACAAAGGACTGGACTGCTTTCGATTATCAGAGCCCATGAGGCGCAGGATGCCGGTTATCGAATGTACAAAAACACTAAGACACTGGGATTCCCCAGTTTACTCACATTATTCAGTGCTCCAAACTATTTGGATACTTATAAAAACAAAGCTGCTGTGTTAAAATATGAGTCCAACGTGATGAACATCCGTCAGTTCAACATGTCGCCGCATCCTTACTGGCTACCTGATTTTATGGATGTCTTTACGTGGTCACTACCCTTCGTTGGTGAAAAGGTTACTGAGATGCTCGTGTCGATACTGAACATTTGTACAGAAGATGAACTGGGCGAAGATACCCCAATTATTCGTGAACGAGTAGGTAAAAGCATAGAAGAGGTAGAGGAGGAACCTGAAAAGACTGCCGAGCCAGTCGAGGATGCTACACACACAAAGTCAATACTAGAAGACGAAGCGCGGAGAAAAGCTTTAAGGAACAAGATCCTAGCTATCGCCAAGGTGTCTAGGATGTATTCTGTTCTGAGAGAAGAGAGGGAAAAAGTGAAGTATCTGAAACACTTGAATGCTGGTGTGTTACCTCGCGGAGCCTTAGCTCATGGATCTGATGGATTGAATGAGACGTTGTCGACTTTTGAGAGGGCAAGGAAGCAGGACTTGGTAAATGAAAGAATGCCTCCATCGTTAGACCAGACAAATAAGAATGACTTTTATGATGAGCTACTGAAAAGAGCAGAGAGGAAAAAATGA